The Moorella glycerini genomic interval ACCTGGATGTAAATCTCACCCGGGCCAAGTTTGAAGAATTGATAGCCGACCTGGTAGAAAAGACCGTCGGTCCCACCAGGCAGGCCCTGGCTGACGCCGGGCTGGAGCCCAAGGATATTGACAAGGTGTTACTGGTAGGCGGCTCCACCAGGGTGCCTCTGGTCCAGGAGACGGTGCGCAAGATCCTGGGCAAAGAACCACACAAGGGTATTAACCCGGATGAGTGTGTCGCCCTGGGCGCCGCCATCCAGGCCGGGGTCCTGGCCGGCGAGGTCAAGGACGTCCTGCTCCTGGATGTTACCCCGCTGTCCCTGGGTATTGAAACCCTGGGCGGCGTGTTTACGAAAATAATTGAACGTAATACCACCATCCCGACGTCCAAGAGCCAGATCTTTTCCACCGCCGCCGACAACCAGACCATGGTGGAAATCCACGTCCTCCAGGGCGAGCGGGCCATGGCCGCCGACAATAAAACCCTGGGCCGTTTCCAGCTGACGGGTATCCCCCCGGCGCCCCGGGGTGTACCCCAGATTGAAGTCAAGTTTGATATCGACGCCAACGGCATCGTGCACGTCTCGGCTAAAGACCTGGCTACCGGTAAACAGCAGGCCATAACCATTACTTCTTCCAGCGGCCTCACAGAAGAAGAAATCCAGCGCATGGTTAAGGATGCCGAGGCCTATGCCGAGAGCGACCGCAAGCGTAAAGAGGAAATTGAAACCAGGAACCAGGCGGATTCCCTCATCTACCAGGCCGACCGCACCCTGAAGGAGTTTAAAGATAAAGCCGACAAGGCCGACGTGGACCGCATCGAACAGGCGAAGAAAGAACTCCAGGACGTCCTGGATAGCAAGAATACAGCTAAGATCAAAGAAAAGATGGAAGCCCTTTCCCAGGCCCTCTATGCCCTGACCACAAAAGTGTACCAGCAGGCCGGTGCCCAGGCCGGCGGCGGGGCCCAGGGTGGAACCGGTCCTACCGGCGGGGCGCAACAGGACGGCAATGTCTATGATGCCGACTACAAAATCGTCGATGACGACAAGAAATAAAAACCGGTGACCAGCCATGGCCAAGCGCGATTATTACGAGGTCCTGGGGGTTTCCCGGGACGCCTCCGAGGCGGAAATCAAGAAGGCTTACCGCCAGCTGGCGCGCAAGTACCACCCGGATATGAACCCGGGGAATAAAGAGGCCGAAGAAAAGTTCAAAGAGGTCCAGGAAGCCTACGAAGTCTTGAGCGACCCGGAGAAGAGGGCCCGCTACGACCAGTTCGGCCATGCCGGCATGGAGACGGGCGGGCCCGGCTTCGGCGGTTTTGACTTCGGCGGCGCCGGTGCTGATTTCGGAACCTTTGGCGACATCTTTGACATGTTTTTTGGCGGCGGTTTTGGCCGGACAGCCAGGCGCCAGGGTCCCCAGCGGGGCGATGACCTGCGCCTGGATATAGAAATTTCCTTTGAAGAAGCCGCCTCTGGCGGGGAAAAGGAAATCGGCGTACCGCGCCAGGAAAAGTGCCCTGCCTGTGACGGCAGCGGCGCGGCGCCCGGTACCAGGCTTAAGACCTGCCCCACCTGCCACGGCACCGGGCAGGTCCGCATCTCCCAGAGTACCCCCCTGGGACATTTCCAGACCATACGCACCTGTCACCACTGCCACGGCCAGGGGACCATTATTGAAACGCCCTGCCCCACCTGCCGCGGCCGGGGTGTAGTGCAGCGCACCCGCAAGATAAAGATCAAAATTCCCCCGGGGGTGGATACCGGTGCCCGCCTGCGTATGGCCGGCGAAGGCGAGAGCGGCATCCGCGGCGGGCCGCCGGGCGACCTCTATGTCTATATTAACGTCCGGCCCCATCCCTTTTTCCGGCGGGACGGTTATGATGTCCTCTGCGAGGTGCCGGTAACCATGGTCCAGGCGGCCCTGGGCGACAGGATCCTGGTGCCCACCCTGGACGGTAAAGCCGAACTCAATATCCCCGCCGGCACCCAGAGCGGGGCCACCTTCAGGCTGAAGGGCAAGGGCATCCCCCGCTTGAACGGCGCCGGCCGGGGTGACCAGCATGTACGGATTCATGTTGAGACGCCTACCAACCTTAATGAAAAACAAAAGGAGCTGCTGCGGGAGTTCGGTCGCCTGTATGGCTGGGAGCCTAAAGGCGCCAGGGAGCAGGATAAAGGCTTCTTTAAGAAAGTAAAGGATGCCTTCATGGGATAACTTTATAAATATCCCTGCAGGGCTGCCTGGCAATCTTCAAAAGGCCTGAAACCGGCGCAGCCGGTTTCTACGAGGCAACCGATCTCCGACTTCCTGTATCCAACTTCTGTGCAGGGGGTGAGCCGTTATGGCCCACCATTTTTTTCTGCCTGCCCTGATCGTTCCCAGCGAACCGGTCATCCTGGAGGGGGAAAACGCTCATCACGCCCTCCGCGTCCTGCGGTTGCAGGTGGGAGAAACTATATCTCTGGCCGATAAAAGCGGCCGGGGGTACCTGGCGGAAATCGTAACCATCCACAAAGACCGGCTAATTGCTTCTATTAAGGCCCCCCTGGACAGCCCGGAGCCGCGGGTAAAAGTGACCCTCTACCAGGGCTGGCCCAAGGGGGATAAAATGGATTTTATCATTGAAAAATGTACAGAATTAGGGGTAGCCCGGATTGTCGTCCTGGTTACGGAACGTTCCATCCCCCGGCCGGACCCGGAGGCCTGCACCCGGCGCAGGGAACGCTGGCAGCAAAAGGCGCAGGCAGCAGCCCGCCAGAGCCGCCGGCACCTGATCCCGGCGGTGGACGGCCCCCTGGAACTGCAGGCAGCCCTGGCCGGGCTTAAACCCGGTACCCTGTTGCTGGTCCCCTGGGAAGAAGAACGCTCCCGTGACCTCAGGTCAATACTCCCTGCAGTCCCGGAGGAACAGGAACTGGCCCTGCTTATTGGCCCCGAAGGGGGCTTGAGCCGGGTGGAAGTTGACCTGGCCCGTAAATTTGGCGGTTTACCCATCACCCTGGGTCCCCGCATCTTGAGGACAGAAACGGCCGGCCTGGTCTGCCTGGCCGCCATCATGTACGCCCTGGGGGAGCTGGGGGGCTGACGCCCCCTTCAGGGAGACATGAAAATTCATCTGGGCGTTAGGATGGGGATATGTCCCGGAGCCGCGAATAGTGGAGCGCCGGTAACAGGACAGGTGAGGTGAGGCAACCGCTGCCGACGCCGAGGACGCCTGAGCGTACCTATGTGAGGGAACAACGTAATCTCATAGAAGGAGTAAAGTTTGCGGAACCAGGAGCCTGTTCATGGGCAATCCGCAGGCGGCGAGCAGCGGTCCGAACCGAGCCGTAGTCCTGTCGGCGCGTAACTCCTGAGCGGCGCAGGGACATATCCCCACCAGAAGGAACCATTTCTGGCGGAGAACCCTATTTTCGGAGGATTAGAGGTGAAACTCGTGCCCTCACCTCGGGTAGCCCTGGTGAGCCTGGGCTGCAAAGTCAACCAGAACGAACTGGAAGCCATCAAGCACCTCTTCCGGGCGGCCGGCTACGAGATCGTGCCCTTCCCGGAAAAGGCCGACGTCTACGTCGTCCACACCTGCACCGTCACCCACATCAGCGACCGCAAGTCGCGGCAGCTGATCCGCCGCGCCGTCCGGGCCAACCCGGAGGCAGTGGTGGTTGTTACCGGCTGCTATGCCCAGGTAGCCCCGGGGGAGGTGCTGGCTATCCCCGGCGTCGATGTGGTAGTCGGCACCCGGGAGCGGCAGCGGCTGGTAGAACTGGTGGCCAAGGCCAGGGAGGAAGGTGCCCCTGTTAACGCCGTCCGCGCCCACGAACCCGGGGAAGCCTTTGAAGAGCTGCCCCTGGTGGAAGTAAGCCGGGCCCGGGCCTTCCTCAAGATCCAGGAAGGTTGTGAGGAATTCTGTACTTACTGCATCGTCCCTTATGCCCGCGGGCCGTTGCGCAGCCGGGCACCAGAAGCGATCCTGGCCGAGGTGGAGCGCCTGGTAGCTGCCGGGTACCTGGAAATCGTTCTCGCCGGCGTCCACACCGGCGCCTATGGCCGTGACCTTCCCGGGGGGATAGACCTGGCTGGTCTTTTGAAAAGAATCGTCCAGATACCAGGGCTGCAGCGCCTTCGCATCAGCTCCATTGATCCCCTGGATTTTACTCCCGCATTAAAGGCCGTGCTGGCGGGGGAAGAGGTTATCTGCCCCCATTACCACATTCCCCTCCAGAGCGGTGATGATAACATCTTGCAAAAAATGGGACGCCGTTATACCGGCCATTTCTACCTGGAGTTAATCGCTTCCTTACGCTCCAAACGGCCCCGGGCGGCCTTTACCAGCGATGTCATGGTCGGCTTTCCCGGGGAAACGGAAGACCAGTTTCAAAATACCATGGCAGTAGTCAAGGAAGCGGCCCTGGCCGCCATCCATGTTTTTCCCTATTCCCCCCGCCGGGATACCCCGGCGGCGGCCATGCCCGGCCAGGTGGCCCCGGGGGTAAAAAAGGACCGGGAACGGCGGCTCCTGCAGCTGGGACGCCGCCTGGCCCGCCAGTATGCCCGGGAATTTTTAAACGAAACCCTCACGGTACTGGTAGAAAGGCCCCTGCCCGGTCAACCGGGTGTTTTCGAAGGCCATACCGGCAATTACCTGACGGTAGCCTTTGCGGCAACAGGTGACTTAACAGGACGGCTGGTCCCGGTCAGGCTGCAGGAATTACGGGGAGGTTTAATCTGGGGCAAATTAGAAAAAGATGTTAAGGACGAGCAGGAAAATAGCCCTGGAGGGAGAAATTAATATTAAGCCTAGTATTAAGAAGGGAGCAACACACGTGGCCGAGGAATGCATCTTTTGTAGAATAGCCGGGGGTCAACTCCCGGCAGAAGTGGTTTACCAGGATGAGCAGGTGGTAGCCTTTAAAGATATCCGGCCGGTGGCCCCGGTACATATTTTAATTATCCCCAGGAAGCATATACCTGATCTGACGGCCATAACCCCGGAAGATAAAGAGCTGCTCGGCCATATCCACCTGGTGGCGGTGCAAATTGCCCGGGAACTGGGCCTGGCCGGGCGCGGTTTTCGCCTGGTAAATAATTGTAAAGAAGAGGGCGGGCAGGTTGTTTATCACCTCCATTTCCACCTTCTGGGAGGGCGGCAACTGCGGATCCTGGGTTGACGCTTAAAAAGGGATAGAGTATAATTAAATTCATGCTGAGCTGTTGAAGGCAGCGTCCACCGGGCTGGCGGGGGGAGGGAAGCAAGGGTTGAGCGAGGTTAAAATTGGCAAAAATGAATCCATTGATGCCGCTTTAAAGCGATTCAAGCGCATTTGCCAGAAGGCAGGCATTCTTTCGGAAGCCCGGCGCCGGGAACATTACGAAAAACCCAGCGTCAGGCGCAAGAAAAAATCCGAAGCGGCTCGCAAACGCCGCTGGCATTAACAGAGGTTAGAAGTCGGAATTCGGAGAACGGATGCTGGTAGGGACTGGCTGGAGCCAGTTCCTGATTGAACCCAAACGCTGCTGTTTTCCTCTCCTCCCGAAGCCTTAAAGGCGGCACGATAGTCGCACATGATATATACCCGGTGGCAGCTTTCGTGGAGATATCTGCCCGGTCCTGCAGGACCGGGTTTTTTTGCGGTCTTTTTTGCCCTGCCTTTGCATAAAGTATTGGCAGGAGGGGACAGGATGGGGAAAAATCGTTCCCGGCGCAGCTGGATGGACAGGGCCCGGCGGCTGGAGAGAGCCATTACCGATTATTTAGAGTTACCGGCAGACGCCGTCCTGGACCTGCCGCGCCTCACCCTGCTGGGCAATAGCCGGCTGGTAGTGGAAAACCACCGGGGCATCAGCGAGTACCAGCCGGACCTGGTACGCCTGCTACTCAGTACCGGCGAACTGGAGATCAAGGGGACAGGCATGCTCCTGCGGGAGATCAAACCGGACGCCATCGCCCTGGAAGGTACCATCCAGTCCCTGAGATTTTTGTAATTGTTTTCACATGGGAGGAAGAAACCGGTGGCCTGGCGAAACTGGCTGGCTTACCTGGAGGGCTATCTGGTACTTACCGTCAGCGGTGACGACCCGGAAGGCTTTCTCAATCTAGCCCTGGCTCAAGGCATCAGCCTCTGGGATATCACCCGGAGCAGGAGCGGCAGCCTCCAGGCAAAAATGCCGGCCCGCGAATACCGCGCCCTGCGCTCCCTGGCCCGGCAGAGCCGCTGCCGGGTCCGTATTGTGGACAAGCGGGGCTGGCCCTTTTTCAGCCGCCGCCTGCGGGGACGGCAGGTACTACTCCTGGGCAGCCTTTTCTTTTTGCTGGCCATCTACCTCCTGTCCACCTTTATCTGGGTGGTGGACGTCAGGCCGGAAAACGGGCCGTTACGCCGGGTAACGCCGGACCAGGTCCTGGCCGCGGCCCGTGCGGAGGGGCTAAAGCCCGGTGCCAGGAAAAGCGCCCTGGATACCCGTATCCTGGAGTATGCCCTGGAGCGCCGTTTGCCCCAGTTGGCCTGGGTAGGTATCCGCTTCCATGGTACCAGGGCCGAGATCACCGTGGTGGAAAAGGCAGCCCCTCCCGGGGAGGAAGCCGTCGACCGGCCGGCCAGCATCATTGCCGCCAAAGACGGGGTAATAAAGGATATCCTGGTCGTTAATGGCGAGGGCAGGGTAAAGGCCGGTGATACGGTCCGGCAAGGAGAAATACTAATTTCAGGTTTGATCCTGCCCCCCCGGCCGGAAAAAAAGCCGGGAGAAGCAGCTCCTCCTGAGCAGCCACCGCCTCAACCCCGCCTGGTCCGGGCCCGGGGCATTGTGCGGGCCAGGGTCTGGTATGAAGGGGAAAAACAGATCAACCGTCGCCAGGTCCAGGAAGTGCCAACCGGCCGGCAGCAGATGGCGGTAATGGTCCAGACACCCGGCCACTGCTATATCTTGAAAGGACCACAACGTCCTCCCTATACCAATTACCGCCAGGAAAATAAAGTTGTGGCCCTGCCATCGTGGAGGAATTTTACCCTGCCCGTCGAACTCATCATTACGACCTATTATGAAGTCCAGGTCCGGTACCGGCAGCTTACTTATGAAGAGGCAGTAAGGGCTGCCGGCCAGCAGATCCTGGCGGAACTCAAGGAAAAGTTACCCCCGGGAGCCAGCATTACCGGGCAGAAGATAGTTCCTTTGACCAAAGCTGAAGATGAGGTAGTTCGGGTCCGGGCCTGGGTGGAAACGGAAGAGGACATCGGCCGGGTTGTTCCCCTTAGCGGGACTGGTTAAGCAGGAAAAACAAGCAAAACGGTAGCCTTTACGCTGGCGCCTGTATATGTTAAAATAGACTGATTAGCATCATAAAGGAGTTGATGGATAAAGCCTTGACAACCAATTACGAAACCAGGCTGACTGTTGGTAGCAATGGCGAGGCCGTCAATCTTTTTGGCCACCAGGATGAAAACCTGAAATTTATTGAGAGCCATACCTCAGCCCGGATCGTAGCCCGGGGGAATGAACTGACTTTAAGCGGGACGCGCCAGGAAGTCGAGGAACTGGAAAGACTATTCCGGCAGTTAATTAAACTGGCCCGTTCCGGCACGACCATTAATACAGCAACCATTAACTACACCTGGAACCTGGTCCGGCGCCAGGATGACATGGCGGGCAAGACCGACCTGGCCCAGGCCCTGGGGGAAGTACTTTACGTTACTCCCCGGGGCAAACAGATTCGCCCCAAAACCCTGGGGCAGCTCCGCTATGTCCAGGCCATGCGCCGTTATGATATTGTCTTCGGCATCGGCCCGGCCGGTACCGGGAAAACCTACCTGGCAGTAGTTATGGCCGTCAACGCCCTGCGGTCCCGCAGTGTGGAGCGGATAATACTCGCCCGGCCGGCAGTTGAGGCCGGGGAAAAGCTGGGCTTCCTGCCCGGCGACCTGCAGGAGAAGGTTAACCCCTATCTGCGGCCCCTCTACGACGGCCTTTACGATATTTTAGGTATGGAAACGGCACAAAAGTATATGGAAAAAAATATTATAGAAGTAGCGCCCCTGGCCTATATGCGGGGGCGCACCCTGGATGACGCCTTCATTATCCTGGATGAAGCCCAGAACACTACTTCCGAACAGATGAAGATGTTCCTGACCCGCATTGGCTTTGGCTCCCGGGCCGTCATTACCGGTGACGTTACCCAGGTAGACCTGCCCCGGGATACAACCTCCGGCCTGGTAGAAGCCCAGCGGATCTTAAGGGGTATTGACGGCATCGCCATTGAGTATCTAACCGAAGCCGATGTCGTCCGCCATCCCCTGGTACAGGAAATTATTAAAGCATACGAGAGGAGTGACCGGATGTGCCATGGCAGCGGCTAGAATGGTTAATGCACCCGCTGCTGGTCCGGCTTGGTCCTAAATTTTTAAGATCCAGGGTCATCTGGGGGATGGCCCTGTTTGCCGTTGCCGTAACCATTACGGCCCTGGATTACCTGCCGCAAAAGCTGGATTTAAAAGTGGGGCAGCCCAGCCCCCAGGATTTCAAGGCGCCCCAGGGCATTGTTTACGAAAGTGAGGTTTTGACGCAAAAGGCCAGGGAAGAGGCGGCCCGGCAGGTAACTCCCGTTTACCGGGTGGACAGCTCGGTGGAAGCTGCTCTGACCGGCCAGGTAGATAATATTTTCCAGTCGCTAAGGGAAATTAATAATAGTACAAGTGACAGCAACGAAAGGGTGGCCCGTTTAAAGGCCCGGTTAAGCCACTTAAAATTAACGGCACCCACCCTCCAGGCCCTGGCGGCAGCCGATGCCACTACCCTCAATAACCTGGCCGGCATTACCAGGAATATTGTCAACCAGGTAATGGGCGAAGCTGTACCCCAGGATGCCGTGAATATCGCCCGGGACAAGATGCTGGCTGCCGTAGAGACGGCAGGAATAGAGACCCGCTATAAACCTGTAGTGGCAGCTATTATCCAGCAGCTGGAATTAAAACCCAATCTCATCTATGACGTTGCCGCTACCATGCAGAAGCGGGAGAAAGCTGCCGCCGAGGTGAGCCCGGTCCAGGTAACCATCCGCCAGAATGAAAAGATCGTCAGCGATGGCGAACTGGTAACGGCGGAAGATATTGAAGCCCTGCAAAAACTCGGCCTGCTGCGCTCCGGGGCTTCCTGGGGCGCGCTTTTTGGCCTGGTCTTTTTCCAGGCCCTCCTGGTAGCCCTGCTGCTCCTGTATTTACGCTTTTTTAAACCGGGTATTTATAACAGCAACCAGCTGTTACTATTGCTGGGTCTTTTATGGCTGATCTTCCTTGTTTTTTCCCGGGGCGTAGCGGCCATCAGCCTGGGCAGCCGGGCAGAATTTACCCGCCTGGTGGGATATCTCATGCCGGTAGCTGCCGGCTCCATGCTGGTGGCCATCCTGCTGGATGCCCAGGTGGCCGTGATTTTTACCTTCTTCCTGGCCCTGGAGGCCGGGATCATCGGCGGCAATCTCTACCAGTTTACGGCCATGGGCGCCGCCAGCGGCCTGGTGGGTATTTACTGTGTCACCCACTTAAGCCAGCGTTCGGATCTCGCCCGTTCCAGCCTCTTTTTAATGCTGGCCAACCTGTTAAGTGTTGTCGCCCTGGGACTGATGCTCAAGTCCACCCTGTCCCAGTTGAGCATCGCCGCGGTCCTGGCCCTGGCCAATGGCCTGCTTTCAACGGTTTTAACCATCGGCTTCCTGCCCTTTCTGGAGAACAGCTTTGGCATTACCACGGCGGTGAAGCTCTTAGAGCTGTCCAATCCTAATCATCCTTTGTTAAAGCGCCTGCTCCTGGAAGCCCCGGGGACCTACCACCACAGCATCCTGGTGGGGAACCTGGCCGAGGCGGCGGCCGATGCCGTGGGGGCCGATTCCCTCCTGGCCCGGGTAGGGGCCTATTACCATGATATTGGGAAGCTAAAGCGGCCCTACTTTTTCATTGAAAACCAGGTGACGGCGGAAAACCCCCATGACCGGCTGGCACCGACTTTAAGTACCCTGATCATTTCCTGCCATGTCAAAGACGGCCTGGAAATGGCGCGGGAGTATCGCCTGCCCCGGGTTATCCAGGATATTATTGCCCAGCACCACGGCGCCAGTTTGATGACCTATTTCTACCACAAGGCCCGGGAAAGCGGCCGGGGAGACAGCGTCAGTGAAGACGACTTTCGCTATGAAGGTCCGATACCCAGGAGCAAAGAAGCCGCGATAGTCATGCTGGCCGACAGCGTGGAGGCCGGCATCCGTTCCCTGCCCAAACCCACACCGGGCCGCATGGAGGGTTTCGTGCGCAAGATTATCCGGGAAAAGCTGGAGGACGGCCAGCTGGAGGCGAGCGATTTAACGTTCCGGGAACTGGCGGTTATCGCCAAGGCCTTTATGCGCGTCTTAAACGGCATCTTCCACACCCGGGTGGAATACCCGGAAGTGGTCCTGAAGGAAATGGAAAGGAGAAAAAGCCGTAATGGAGTGCTCCATAAACAATCAGCAGGATGATTACCCCCTGGGAGAGGAACTAATATCCTTGCTGGAGAAGGTTCTCCAGGAGGCCGCCGCTATGGAGGGAGTGGACCCGGGAACCGAGATAGGCCTGACCCTGGTTGATGACGCCGCCATCCAGGACCTCAACCGGACCTACCGGGGTATTGATGCCCCTACCGACGTCCTTTCCTTTGCTTTAGAAGAAACAGGCCCCGGGGAACCTGCTTTTGTTGACCCGGGGGTGGACAGGCTCCTGGGAGATATCGTTGTTGCGGTACCCACAGCCGCCCGCCAGGCGCAAAACTATGGCCATTCCCTGGCCAGGGAACTGGCTTTTCTCACCGTCCACGGTTTCCTGCACCTTCTTGGCTATGACCACGGTACAGAAGAAGAAGCCGCCAGGATGGAGGCACGCCAGGAAGCAATACTCGCCAGGATGGGGCTGGAGCGGTAATGCTGGTCAAGTTCCGGGCCGCCCTGGCCGGAGTCCTCTACTGCCTGCGGACGCAGATCAATATGGTCATTCACCTGGCAGCCATGGTGGCCGTCATAGGGGCCGGCTGGTATTTCCAGGTCCAGCCCTGGGAATGGGTAGCACTGACCATAACCATCACCCTCGTCCTGGCTGCCGAGGCCTTCAATACAGCGGTAGAAGTGACCATAAATCTCTATACTGGCAAATACCATCCCTTAGCGCGCATCGCCAAGGACGTCGCCGCCGGGGCCGTTTTAATTACCGCCCTGGGGGCGGTAGCCGTGGCTTATTTCATTTTTGGCCCGCGCCTGGGACTTTAGGAGGATCTGGCCCTTGCGTCGTTTGCGCCGTTTCTTTCTCACCGGAGTTATTGTGACGCTACCCGCGGTAGCAACCATTTACGTGCTATGGCTGGTCTTTAATTTCCTCGACCAGCTGGCAGGGAAGGTAGTAATTTTACTCCTGGGCCAGCGCATTCCGGGGCTGGGGCTGGTGGTCACAGTAACTGTGGTAATAGTTGCTGGTTTCCTGGCCACCAATTATATCGGGCGTTTCCTCTTAAACCTGTGGGATGAACTCATGTACCGCATCCCCCTGGTCAATTCCATTTACCGTACCGTCAAGCAGATGGTAGAAGCCATCTGGCGGGAAGACAAAAAGGCCTTTCAAAAGGTGGTAATGATCGAGTATCCCCGCCATGGTATTTTTTCTTTAGGCTTTTTAACCGGCCCGGCCCCGGCCGAGGCCAGCATGCGGGCTGCTGCCGACCTGGTAAACGTATTTATTCCCACCACCCCGAATCCCACTTCCGGTTTCCTGCTCATGGTACCTGCCGAGGATGTCGTCCCCCTGGATATGCCGGTGGAAGATGGGATCAAGCTGATTATCTCCGCCGGGGTAGTAGGGCCGGCGGGGCGTACTGCAGCTGCCGGCGGCGGGATAGGCTGGAGCCAGCTTTTAAAGGGCCTGGCCGCGGAGGGTACGGTAAAGGATGCTGGCCGGCGGGGCGGGCGGGGTACCGTCCAGCAGGCCCCAGGCGGCCAGGAGTTCCTTTAACCCCCTGGTCAGGGGATAGGTAGTTACTTTGTGCAGGGGTACCCAGCAGGCGGCTGCGGCATCGGTGGCCGGGCATAAGCTCCCGCTGCGGTATTCGGCCCAGAAATCAATCAGGACGTAATGGTATTTAACCCGGCCGCTGCCATCGGTATAGATGCTGTCCAGGACGGCAATGGGTGGCCCGGCAGCTACCCTGATGCCGCACTCTTCCAAAACTTCACGTTCCACAGCCTCCTGGGCCGTTTCCCCCGTTTCCTGGCCGCCACCGGGCAGGCTCCATAAACCTGCCGCCGGCGGTGAACCCCGGCGCACCAGCAAGATATGACCTTCCTTAATGACCACCGCCCCTACCCCCACAACAGGGTGGGGAGGATAGGTTCGTTTCATTGCTTCACCCTTTTCAGCCATCTTTTTCCCATTCTTTCTCAGGGATTCCTGCTTTGCGGCTCCTCAAAACCTAAAGAGCGTAGACGCCGGATTAACTCTCGCCTGCTTTAATATTATATCCCAGGGTAAGAGGGCGGGGCCAGTATTTCGTTAAAATTGACCTCTAACTTAACTGAATGGTAAAATTAGATAGGGAGGAAACCTCAGTGGCCTGTAATCCAGAAGATTTAATAGCCATGGCAGCCGGGGCTAAAGAGAAGGCCTACGCGCCTTATTCCCGCTTTCCGGTGGGCGCGGCCCTGCTTACGGCCGGGGACAAGGTCTATACCGGCTGCAATATTGAAAATGCCTCCTACAGTTTGACCATTTGCGCCGAGCGGGTGGCCCTGTTCCAGGCCGTGGCTGCCGGCGAACGGGAGTTTGTCGCCCTGGCTGTCGTTGGCGGGGACCTCACAGCGTGTTTTCCCTGCGGTGCCTGCCGCCAGGTACTGGCCGAATTTGCTCCGGAGCTGGAAATTATCACCGGCCAGCCAGGTGGTCCCGTTCACCGCCGCTCACTCAAGGAGCTGTTGCCGGATACCTTTACCTTGAAATGAGGTGCCTGATTCCTTGACCGCGGATTACGTTTCCGGCTTTGCCGGGCTCATCGGCCGCCCCAATGCCGGTAAATCCACCCTCTTAAACCGGCTGGTGGGCCGCAAAATCGCCATCATGTCCGATAAGCCCCAGACGACCCGCAATAAGATTTTAGGGGTGCTGACGACAGACAGTTACCAGATCGTTTTTTTAGATACTCCCGGCATCCACAAGCCCCAGCACC includes:
- a CDS encoding PhoH family protein, encoding MDKALTTNYETRLTVGSNGEAVNLFGHQDENLKFIESHTSARIVARGNELTLSGTRQEVEELERLFRQLIKLARSGTTINTATINYTWNLVRRQDDMAGKTDLAQALGEVLYVTPRGKQIRPKTLGQLRYVQAMRRYDIVFGIGPAGTGKTYLAVVMAVNALRSRSVERIILARPAVEAGEKLGFLPGDLQEKVNPYLRPLYDGLYDILGMETAQKYMEKNIIEVAPLAYMRGRTLDDAFIILDEAQNTTSEQMKMFLTRIGFGSRAVITGDVTQVDLPRDTTSGLVEAQRILRGIDGIAIEYLTEADVVRHPLVQEIIKAYERSDRMCHGSG
- a CDS encoding HD family phosphohydrolase — translated: MPWQRLEWLMHPLLVRLGPKFLRSRVIWGMALFAVAVTITALDYLPQKLDLKVGQPSPQDFKAPQGIVYESEVLTQKAREEAARQVTPVYRVDSSVEAALTGQVDNIFQSLREINNSTSDSNERVARLKARLSHLKLTAPTLQALAAADATTLNNLAGITRNIVNQVMGEAVPQDAVNIARDKMLAAVETAGIETRYKPVVAAIIQQLELKPNLIYDVAATMQKREKAAAEVSPVQVTIRQNEKIVSDGELVTAEDIEALQKLGLLRSGASWGALFGLVFFQALLVALLLLYLRFFKPGIYNSNQLLLLLGLLWLIFLVFSRGVAAISLGSRAEFTRLVGYLMPVAAGSMLVAILLDAQVAVIFTFFLALEAGIIGGNLYQFTAMGAASGLVGIYCVTHLSQRSDLARSSLFLMLANLLSVVALGLMLKSTLSQLSIAAVLALANGLLSTVLTIGFLPFLENSFGITTAVKLLELSNPNHPLLKRLLLEAPGTYHHSILVGNLAEAAADAVGADSLLARVGAYYHDIGKLKRPYFFIENQVTAENPHDRLAPTLSTLIISCHVKDGLEMAREYRLPRVIQDIIAQHHGASLMTYFYHKARESGRGDSVSEDDFRYEGPIPRSKEAAIVMLADSVEAGIRSLPKPTPGRMEGFVRKIIREKLEDGQLEASDLTFRELAVIAKAFMRVLNGIFHTRVEYPEVVLKEMERRKSRNGVLHKQSAG
- the ybeY gene encoding rRNA maturation RNase YbeY; the protein is MECSINNQQDDYPLGEELISLLEKVLQEAAAMEGVDPGTEIGLTLVDDAAIQDLNRTYRGIDAPTDVLSFALEETGPGEPAFVDPGVDRLLGDIVVAVPTAARQAQNYGHSLARELAFLTVHGFLHLLGYDHGTEEEAARMEARQEAILARMGLER
- a CDS encoding diacylglycerol kinase family protein, whose protein sequence is MLVKFRAALAGVLYCLRTQINMVIHLAAMVAVIGAGWYFQVQPWEWVALTITITLVLAAEAFNTAVEVTINLYTGKYHPLARIAKDVAAGAVLITALGAVAVAYFIFGPRLGL
- a CDS encoding DUF502 domain-containing protein is translated as MRRLRRFFLTGVIVTLPAVATIYVLWLVFNFLDQLAGKVVILLLGQRIPGLGLVVTVTVVIVAGFLATNYIGRFLLNLWDELMYRIPLVNSIYRTVKQMVEAIWREDKKAFQKVVMIEYPRHGIFSLGFLTGPAPAEASMRAAADLVNVFIPTTPNPTSGFLLMVPAEDVVPLDMPVEDGIKLIISAGVVGPAGRTAAAGGGIGWSQLLKGLAAEGTVKDAGRRGGRGTVQQAPGGQEFL
- a CDS encoding NUDIX hydrolase, encoding MAEKGEAMKRTYPPHPVVGVGAVVIKEGHILLVRRGSPPAAGLWSLPGGGQETGETAQEAVEREVLEECGIRVAAGPPIAVLDSIYTDGSGRVKYHYVLIDFWAEYRSGSLCPATDAAAACWVPLHKVTTYPLTRGLKELLAAWGLLDGTPPAPPASILYRTLRGQAL
- a CDS encoding cytidine deaminase yields the protein MVKLDREETSVACNPEDLIAMAAGAKEKAYAPYSRFPVGAALLTAGDKVYTGCNIENASYSLTICAERVALFQAVAAGEREFVALAVVGGDLTACFPCGACRQVLAEFAPELEIITGQPGGPVHRRSLKELLPDTFTLK